Proteins from one Sabethes cyaneus chromosome 2, idSabCyanKW18_F2, whole genome shotgun sequence genomic window:
- the LOC128735831 gene encoding uncharacterized protein LOC128735831, with translation MKQQMGDLPAARVRISRPFAKTGVDYFGPVYLRDGRKRSTVKGYGAVFVCMCTKAVHLELVTDLSTERFLQALRRFIARRGRSTDIYSDNGTNFVGARNQIKGLFKMFNDREYRESVTKECAKEGMQWHFNPPSAPHFGGLWEAAVRSAKHHLLRVIGDSTLTFEDFNTLLVQVEACLNSRPLTQLSDDPMDLRPLTPGHFLTGGSLQSLPEPDFSNIKVNRLKRWQLVQRQLQDFGSVGGQNIWRNCRAELKTGSLQRRLMSESW, from the coding sequence ATGAAGCAACAGATGGGAGACCTACCAGCTGCACGCGTCAGGATTAGCCGACCTTTCGCCAAAACCGGAGTGGACTATTTCGGGCCGGTGTATCTACGTGACGGTAGGAAACGATCAACAGTAAAGGGATACGGTGCGGTTTTTGTGTGCATGTGTACTAAGGCAGTACACTTAGAGCTGGTTACTGACCTTTCAACCGAAAGATTTCTGCAGGCATTACGACGATTTATTGCTAGGCGTGGGAGAAGTACCGATATATATTCGGACAACGGCACAAATTTTGTTGGCGCACGGAACCAAATCAAGGGGCTGTTTAAGATGTTCAACGATAGAGAATACCGCGAATCGGTTACCAAAGAATGTGCTAAGGAAGGCATGCAATGGCACTTTAATCCGCCAAGCGCTCCACATTTTGGAGGCCTTTGGGAGGCCGCAGTACGCTCAGCTAAACATCACTTACTTCGTGTAATAGGGGACAGTACGCTCACGTTCGAGGATTTCAATACCCTGTTGGTCCAGGTAGAGGCTTGCCTGAACTCACGGCCATTAACGCAACTGTCTGATGATCCGATGGATCTACGGCCACTAACACCTGGTCATTTTCTAACCGGGGGATCCTTGCAATCGCTCCCGGAACCAGATTTCtcaaatataaaggtaaacaggCTAAAACGCTGGCAGTTAGTACAACGACAACTGCAAGATTTTGGAAGCGTTGGCGGACAGAATATTTGGCGCAACTGCAGGGCAGAACTAAAAACTGGGAGCCTTCAACGAAGGTTGATGTCGGAAAGCTGGTGA
- the LOC128735832 gene encoding uncharacterized protein LOC128735832 has translation MPPAASSTAKKVASLKSLQTKLKGLHASFRNIAEFVSNYPQDTTASQIAVRLERLTDLWDKITEITYEVESHEDFIVEEDAFAKERLEFENRYFDIKSFLIDKARELQDPPVLEQSTRHLDNSTLGQVDHIRLPQIKLQSFDGKIDDWLSFRDLFTSMIHWKSDLPEVEKLHYLKSSLQGEAKALIDPIKTTRGNYQIAWETLLKRYNNSKLLKKRQIQSLLNLSTVARESGPKLHALLEAFQRIVHTLDQIVQPADYKDLLLVNILITRLDGSTRRSWEEYSANKEQDCLKDLVDFLQRRVQVLESLPSRHSESKRESSPVKKRVPSFRVSHNATQNSTGKCPACPETHWLHTCPVFQKMSVANRESLLRIHSLCRNCFKRGHQAKSCLSKYSCRKCKARHHTMVCFRSDGEGKDYKPSEVQRPSTSNMVVAETSEEAITRVSNQASTQGVSASASTERITNILLATAIIIIENDNGLCHHARALLDSGSECNFISEALCQRLKVSRQGVEISVLGVGQVATKVKHSVRAIVKSRVSTFAKKMDFLVLPKVTVNLPTSPVKPFGWDIPEDIRLADPAFFQSRGVDLVLGIQAFFSFFQTGNELSLGDGLPQLTESVFGWVVSGEVESTKRPSQTVCNMAVSGTLEQLMERFWASEEVGYDNNYSPEEVRCEEQYQRTTRRDSNGRFTVTLPKDENVLNQLGSSKDIALKRLLGLERRLERDAELRKQYEAFMLEYLQLGHMQKVECSAQEESNRCYLPHHPVVKNSSTTTKVRVVFDASCKTSTGISLNDALFVGPIVQQDLRSIILRCRTRQIMVVADVEKMFRQINMDNADTPLQSILWRFNRDEQFATYELKTVTYGTKPAPYLASRTLKQLAEDEREQFPLAAQAVNEDIYMDDVISGTNDINTAVELRRQLDSMLAGGGFKLRKWVSNSKQVLEGIPRENLALPETEEVSWDRDATVKTLGLSWLPKTDCLKFQFAIPPLSKEEHLTKRTILSIIASLFDPLGLLGATIVKAKILMQRLWHLDNGQGERLSWDEPVPEMMLRKGLLAVVYIFEALMGTEDIQSNY, from the exons ATGCCGCCTGCTGCATCGTCTACAGCGAAGAAGGTTGCATCCTTGAAGTCACTGCAAACCAAGTTGAAGGGCTTGCATGCTTCGTTTCGAAATATCGCCGAGTTTGTTTCCAACTACCCACAGGACACAACCGCCAGTCAGATAGCAGTACGTCTCGAACGATTGACAGATTTATGGGACAAGATAACGGAAATTACTTATGAGGTTGAATCTCATGAAGACTTTATTGTGGAAGAAGATGCCTTCGCTAAGGAGCGCTTAGAGTTCGAAAATCGTTACTTTGATATTAAATCGTTTCTGATAGATAAGGCAAGGGAGTTGCAGGATCCTCCGGTTTTAGAGCAATCTACAAGGCATTTAGATAACTCAACGCTAGGGCAAGTGGATCACATACGGTTACCTCAAATCAAACTTCAGTCCTTCGATGGTAAGATAGACGACTGGCTTAGCTTCAGGGATCTATTCACCTCTATGATTCACTGGAAATCGGATCTACCGGAGGTAGAAAAGTTACATTATTTAAAAAGCAGCCTTCAAGGGGAGGCAAAGGCTTTGATCGATCCAATTAAGACTACCAGAGGAAATTATCAAATCGCTTGGGAAACTTTACTTAAACGCTATAATAACAGCAAGTTGCTGAAGAAGCGGCAAATTCAATCACTGCTTAACCTGTCCACTGTTGCAAGGGAATCTGGTCCTAAATTACATGCGCTACTAGAGGCTTTTCAACGCATTGTCCACACTTTAGACCAGATAGTACAGCCAGCGGACTATAAGGATCTACTATTGGTTAACATTCTCATTACTCGTTTGGATGGTAGCACTCGCAGAAGCTGGGAGGAGTATTCTGCCAATAAGGAGCAAGATTGTCTCAAGGATCTGGTTGACTTCTTACAACGTCGAGTTCAAGTTCTCGAGTCTCTTCCATCAAGGCATTCCGAGAGTAAACGTGAGTCTTCGCCAGTTAAGAAAAGGGTGCCATCGTTTAGAGTCAGCCATAATGCAACACAAAATTCTACTGGTAAATGTCCAGCATGTCCTGAGACACATTGGCTTCACACCTGCCCGGTCTTTCAAAAAATGTCTGTTGCTAACAGGGAATCCTTGCTACGAATTCACTCACTCTGTCGCAACTGTTTCAAAAGGGGCCATCAAGCGAAAAGTTGCCTATCTAAATATTCCTGCAGGAAGTGTAAGGCTCGACATCATACAATGGTTTGCTTTAGGTCGGACGGAGAAGGCAAAGACTATAAACCCAGCGAAGTTCAAAGACCGTCGACAAGCAACATGGTGGTAGCTGAAACATCAGAAGAAGCAATTACGAGGGTGTCGAACCAGGCTTCAACTCAAGGTGTCTCCGCTAGCGCTTCCACGGAAAGGATTACAAATATACTTCTAGCAACGGcaataataataatcgaaaaTGACAATGGTTTGTGTCATCATGCTCGCGCCTTACTCGATTCGGGATCAGAATGTAATTTCATTTCTGAAGCTTTATGTCAACGGTTAAAAGTATCCAGGCAAGGGGTCGAGATTTCAGTTCTTGGAGTAGGTCAGGTCGCAACAAAGGTGAAGCACAGTGTCCGTGCAATAGTTAAATCAAGAGTCTCAACATTTGCCAAGAAAATGGATTTCCTCGTTTTACCAAAGGTTACCGTAAATTTACCAACATCACCTGTAAAGCCCTTCGGATGGGATATACCGGAGGATATTAGACTGGCTGATCCCGCTTTCTTTCAATCGAGAGGTGTCGATTTGGTCCTGGGTATTCAAGCGTTTTTCAGTTTCTTTCAGACTGGAAATGAATTATCACTAGGAGATGGTCTACCGCAATTAACGGAGTCAGTTTTCGGATGGGTGGTATCCGGAGAAGTAGAATCTACTAAAAGGCCATCACAAACTGTATGTAACATGGCGGTATCAGGCACATTGGAGCAGTTAATGGAACGGTTTTGGGCCTCTGAGGAGGTAGGATACGATAACAACTACTCGCCTGAGGAAGTGCGCTGTGAGGAGCAGTATCAGAGGACAACTCGTCGAGATTCGAATGGCCGGTTCACAGTAACGCTACCAAAGGACGAAAATGTACTAAATCAGTTGGGATCATCAAAGGATATCGCTTTAAAACGTCTTCTAGGATTGGAAAGAAGGCTCGAACGAGATGCAGAGCTGCGCAAACAATATGAAGCGTTTATGTTAGAATACCTTCAATTAGGGCACATGCAGAAGGTGGAATGCAGTGCGCAAGAAGAATCCAATCGTTGTTATTTACCACACCATCCTGTCGTAAAAAACTCCAGTACCACTACCAAGGTTAGGGTGGTCTTTGATGCCTCCTGTAAAACGTCAACGGGGATTTCGCTTAATGATGCGCTATTTGTTGGACCGATCGTACAGCAGGACTTGCGGTCGATCATACTTCGCTGTCGAACTCGTCAGATAATGGTTGTCGCTGATGTAGAGAAAATGTTTCGCCAAATTAACATGGATAACGCAGATACCCCATTGCAAAGTATATTGTGGCGATTCAATCGAGATGAACAGTTTGCAACGTACGAACTTAAAACGGTCACGTACGGAACGAAACCGGCACCGTACCTAGCAAGTCGAACCCTAAAACAACTCGCTGAGGATGAACGGGAACAGTTTCCTCTCGCGGCTCAGGCAGTAAATGAAGACATCTACATGGACGATGTAATATCTGGAACCAACGATATCAACACCGCAGTTGAATTACGAAGACAGTTAGACAGCATGCTGGCGGGCGGAGGATTTAAACTACGAAAATGGGTATCTAATAGCAAACAGGTACTGGAAGGTATACCAAGGGAGAATCTGGCACTCCCTGAGACGGAAGAAGTTAGCTGGGACCGTGATGCAACGGTAAAAACTTTAGGACTGTCTTGGCTACCTAAAACGGATTGTCTAAAATTTCAATTTGCCATTCCTCCACTCAGTAAAGAGGAACATCTAACAAAGCGAACGATTCTATCTATTATCGCATCGCTGTTCGACCCTCTAGGGCTATTGGGTGCAACGATAGTGAAGGcaaaaatattaatgcaaaGATTATGGCACCTCGATAACGGCCAAGGGGAAAGGCTATCATGGGATGAACCGGTACCGGAAATG ATGCTTCGGAAAGGGCTTTTGGCTGTTGTTTATATCTTCGAAGCACTGATGGGAACGGAAGATATACAGTCCAACTACTAA